GCAAGGACCGCCTGATCCTGGAGCATGATCCGCACGCGGTGATTGAAGGCGTGATCATTGCCGGCCTGGCCGTCGGCGCCAAGGTTGGCTACATCTACATTCGCGGTGAGTATCGCTATCTGGTCGACATCCTGCGCAGGGCTCTGGCCGAGGCGCGGGCCCGCGGCTTTATCGGCACGAACATCTTCGGCAGCGGCCGGGACTTCCAAGTGTACTGGCACACCGGCGCCGGCGCGTACGAAGTGGGCGAAGAGTCCGCGCTCATGGAATCGCTTGAAGGCAAGCGCGGCATCCCGCGCATACGGCCTCCCTTCCCGGCTGTGGTGGGACTCTGGGGCGGTCCTACGGTCATCAACAATGTGGAGACGCTGGCCTCAGTACCACATATCATTCTGGGCGGAGGCAAGTGGTACGCCGACCTGGGCACGCCCAAGAACGGTGGCACTCGACTCTTCTGCCTCAGCGGCCATGTCAACCGGCCGGGCGTCTACGAACTGCCGCTCGGCTACAACCTGAAGAAGATGATTCACGAGGTCGCGGGCGGTGTCCCCAACGGCCGAAGGGTCAAGGCCGTGGTGCCGGGCGGTTCGTCGACGCCCATCCTTACCGCCGAGGAAATCGACGTGGCCATGGACTTCGACTCATTGGCCAAGATCGGCACCTTCCTGGGTTCCGGCGGCGTGGTGGTGGTCGACGACGCCACCTGCATGGTCAAGTTCGCGCAGCGCATCATCGGTTTCTATCAGCACGAAAGCTGCGGCTGGTGCATCCCGTGCCGCGAGGGCACGGACTGGCTCAAGAAAACCTTCACCCGCTTCCACGCCGGCGGGGGCTTGCGCAAGGACATCGACAACATCCAGTACCTGGCCGAGAACATGCTGGGCCGCACGTTCTGCCCGCTCGGCGATGCTGCCGCCATGCCTATCATCTCCATCGTCAAGAAGTTTCGGAAGGAATTTGAAGAGCATCTTGAAGGGCGACCGTGCCCATATGGGGAAGGAGTCGTAGAGCAGTTACCGGTCATGAGCCATTGAGACATTTCGTAATTGCGTAATTTGGTAATTGGAAAACCCGCCGGTCGTCGCCGTCAATTTCCCAATTACCAGATTTCCCAATTACCCAATCAGAATGCCTGACGTCACTCTCACGGTCGACGGCCACAAGCTCACCGCCCCGGCGGGGACGCTGCTCATCGAGGCCTGTAAGAAGGTAGGCATCGAGGTGCCCTCCTTCTGCTACTACCCCGGCCTTTCGCTGCAGGCCGCGTGTCGCATGTGCCTGGTCGAGATTGAGAAGATGCCCAAGCTGCAGACCGCCTGCACCGTGGTGGTCACTGAAGGCATGGTCGTCACAACCGACAGCGAGAAGGTGCATCAGGCGCGCAAGTCGATGCTCGAGCTGCTGCTCGGCAACCATCCGCTTGACTGTCCGGTCTGCGACGCCGGTGGCGAATGCGAGCTGCAGGACATGACCTTCAAGTACGGCGCTGCCGAATCGCGCTACATGGAGGCCAAGCTCCACAAGGAAGAGCAGCAGTGGTCGCCGGTGGTGTTTTTTGACCGCCCGCGCTGCATTCTCTGCTACCGCTGTGTGCGCGTATGCGGTGAGGGCATGGACGTGTGGGCGCTGGGCGTGCAGAATCGTGGCGTCCATTCCGTCATCGCTCCCAACCAAGGCGACCACTTGGAGTGCGAAGAATGCGGCATGTGCATCGACATCTGCCCCGTCGGCGCACTCACCTCCGGCGCCTACCGCTACAAGACCCGCCCCTGGGAGATGCAGCACGTCGGAACCATCTGCACTCATTGCGGCGACGGCTGCAAGACCACGCTCGGCGTGCGCCGCGCTTCCACCGGACTCGAGATCGTGCGCGGCGACAACCGCGACAAGAGCGGCATCAACGGCGACTTCCTCTGCATCAAGGGCCGCTACGCCTTCGACTTCGTGCAGCACGACGACCGACTCCGCCAGCCCCTGGTCCGCAAGGACGGCCACCTGAAACCCGTTTCCTGGGATGAGGCTCTCGATACCGCTGCCCGACGCCTGCGTGAAATCCGGGACTCCGACGGCGGCGCCGCCATCGGCGTAATCGGCTCCACGCGCACCACCAACGAGGAGAACTACCTGCTGCAAAAGTTCGCCCGCCTGGTGCTGGGCACCAACCACATCGACCATCACCGCACGGCGGACTTCCCGGCGTTCGCGGCAGCCCTGGCTGGCCGTTCCGGCGCAAGCGCCTCCATGCGCGACGTCCTGCACGCGGCTGCCATCCTGCTCATCGGCGGCGACCCCACGGAGCAGCACCCTCTGCTCGCCTGGAACATTCGCACCAATGTGCGCCTGCATCGCGGCCGGCTGCACGTGGTGAATGCCGCGGAAATCAAGCTGCGCCGCCAGGCGGCAAGCTTCACGGTGATTCCTCCCGGCTCCGAAGGCCGCTTCGCAGCATTCCTTTCCGGCGATGACTCCGCAGCCGACTCGCTGCTCGCCACCTCCACCACGCGCGACGACCTGCACTCCCTGCGCAACAAGCTGCGCGCCGAATCTGGACTGGTCATCATCTTTGGTGCAGAGATTCGCGGCGACGCCATCGCTTCCCTGGTTCGCTTCGGCGCTTCCATTCCCGGCGCCAAGTTCGTCTGTTTGGCGGACTACGCCAACTCCCGCGGCGCTGCCGACCTCGGCCTTTATCCCGATCTGCTCCCCGGCTACGCCCCGGTCTCGACACCGGGCCGCTTTGCCGACGAATGGGGCGCTGCCCTGCCGCCCGC
This portion of the Terriglobales bacterium genome encodes:
- the nuoF gene encoding NADH-quinone oxidoreductase subunit NuoF, yielding MADLVGHADEVKVVSKRFGQGAAALDRYLELDGYKAVQKALSMTPDAIIGEVKDSNLRGRGGAGFPAGLKWSFVPKESPKPKYVLCNGDESEPGTCKDRLILEHDPHAVIEGVIIAGLAVGAKVGYIYIRGEYRYLVDILRRALAEARARGFIGTNIFGSGRDFQVYWHTGAGAYEVGEESALMESLEGKRGIPRIRPPFPAVVGLWGGPTVINNVETLASVPHIILGGGKWYADLGTPKNGGTRLFCLSGHVNRPGVYELPLGYNLKKMIHEVAGGVPNGRRVKAVVPGGSSTPILTAEEIDVAMDFDSLAKIGTFLGSGGVVVVDDATCMVKFAQRIIGFYQHESCGWCIPCREGTDWLKKTFTRFHAGGGLRKDIDNIQYLAENMLGRTFCPLGDAAAMPIISIVKKFRKEFEEHLEGRPCPYGEGVVEQLPVMSH
- the nuoG gene encoding NADH-quinone oxidoreductase subunit NuoG — its product is MPDVTLTVDGHKLTAPAGTLLIEACKKVGIEVPSFCYYPGLSLQAACRMCLVEIEKMPKLQTACTVVVTEGMVVTTDSEKVHQARKSMLELLLGNHPLDCPVCDAGGECELQDMTFKYGAAESRYMEAKLHKEEQQWSPVVFFDRPRCILCYRCVRVCGEGMDVWALGVQNRGVHSVIAPNQGDHLECEECGMCIDICPVGALTSGAYRYKTRPWEMQHVGTICTHCGDGCKTTLGVRRASTGLEIVRGDNRDKSGINGDFLCIKGRYAFDFVQHDDRLRQPLVRKDGHLKPVSWDEALDTAARRLREIRDSDGGAAIGVIGSTRTTNEENYLLQKFARLVLGTNHIDHHRTADFPAFAAALAGRSGASASMRDVLHAAAILLIGGDPTEQHPLLAWNIRTNVRLHRGRLHVVNAAEIKLRRQAASFTVIPPGSEGRFAAFLSGDDSAADSLLATSTTRDDLHSLRNKLRAESGLVIIFGAEIRGDAIASLVRFGASIPGAKFVCLADYANSRGAADLGLYPDLLPGYAPVSTPGRFADEWGAALPPASGLAIPEMAEAAGAGTLKALYVVGANPVARFQIDPFVLRNTFTVVQEMFLTETALLADVVLPAACAYEKSGTFTNTCGDLQALSKAGDFAGAKPDFELIVRLADRMGFDVRRLVPVAPGEGMRADMGQSRGAQSGEADRHGVWLRAHGLEPRLSPLDPAAILDEIQRLVPGYAFSRANLLAGNDIHLDSAERGAAGLSRSGLIVPAADSLFTSGTLGRYSRTLNSVIENPRRAAREEAAD